A genomic window from Microbaculum marinisediminis includes:
- a CDS encoding PilZ domain-containing protein produces the protein MGAKAAAIRPLSEEKRRFQRVRVNILGRYMLPNKREYPCQVVDMSPGGARLVAPEVGEVHDRVIAYLDHIGRVEGQIARVFDGGFAISINATAHKRDKLANQLTWLANRDLGLPEDRRHTRLVPRNPYSEIALRDGRKYRCKVLDMSLSGAAVACEICPALGTPVRMGSTEGVVVRQIEGGFAIEFSTVQSMETLTRQFGQIQ, from the coding sequence ATGGGCGCGAAAGCTGCGGCGATACGGCCACTCAGCGAGGAAAAGCGGCGGTTTCAACGCGTCCGGGTGAACATACTCGGCCGCTACATGCTGCCCAACAAGCGCGAATATCCCTGCCAGGTCGTCGACATGTCGCCGGGCGGCGCCCGTCTCGTCGCGCCCGAGGTCGGCGAGGTCCATGACCGCGTCATCGCCTATCTCGACCATATCGGCCGCGTCGAGGGGCAGATCGCCCGCGTGTTCGACGGCGGCTTCGCCATCTCGATCAACGCCACCGCGCACAAGCGCGACAAGCTGGCCAACCAGCTCACCTGGCTCGCCAACCGCGACCTCGGCCTGCCCGAGGATCGCCGCCACACCCGCCTGGTGCCGCGCAATCCCTATTCCGAGATCGCGCTCAGGGACGGCCGCAAGTATCGCTGCAAGGTGCTCGACATGTCGCTGTCGGGCGCCGCGGTCGCCTGCGAGATCTGCCCGGCCCTGGGCACCCCGGTGCGCATGGGCAGTACAGAGGGCGTCGTCGTGCGCCAGATCGAGGGCGGCTTCGCCATCGAATTCTCGACCGTCCAGTCGATGGAAACGCTGACCCGGCAGTTCGGGCAGATCCAGTAG
- a CDS encoding transglutaminase-like cysteine peptidase: protein MKFHFAASVLFLGLLGATAHASPNPGANAGQDTAETRMSEFAATRPPIGYVQFCRQNPDDCDMQAAGVHRPTLSPARLQELTEVNDLVNKAIAPVTDQALYGVPEMWTYPYDRGDCEDYVLLKRRLLLDRGWPASALLITVVRDAQGGHAVLTVTTAAGDLVLDNQEADIRFWRDTPYEYLKRQSKVDPNRWVSLRRQVDRPDIAVGGTTRR, encoded by the coding sequence ATGAAGTTTCATTTCGCGGCATCGGTGCTGTTTCTCGGTTTGCTCGGCGCCACCGCCCACGCTTCCCCGAATCCCGGAGCGAACGCCGGACAGGACACCGCGGAGACGCGCATGTCGGAATTCGCCGCCACGCGCCCGCCGATCGGCTACGTCCAGTTCTGCCGCCAGAACCCGGACGACTGCGACATGCAGGCCGCCGGCGTGCACCGCCCGACCCTGTCGCCGGCCCGCCTGCAGGAGCTCACCGAGGTCAACGACCTCGTCAACAAGGCCATCGCCCCGGTCACCGATCAGGCCCTGTACGGCGTCCCTGAGATGTGGACCTATCCGTATGATCGCGGCGACTGCGAGGACTACGTGCTGCTGAAGCGGCGTCTGCTGCTGGACCGCGGCTGGCCGGCCTCCGCGCTGCTGATCACGGTCGTTCGCGACGCCCAGGGCGGCCACGCGGTGCTGACCGTGACCACCGCCGCCGGCGACCTCGTGCTGGACAATCAGGAAGCGGACATCCGCTTCTGGCGCGACACGCCCTACGAGTACCTGAAGCGGCAGTCCAAGGTCGATCCCAACCGCTGGGTGTCGCTGCGCCGGCAGGTCGACCGCCCGGATATCGCCGTCGGCGGCACCACGCGCCGCTGA